AAGTTCCACCCGCCCACCAAAgcagctcaacaaattgatgagatcgtgagctttaaacagaaaccaatggagacactgcatgagaCATGGAGCCGCTTTAAAGGAATGTTGGTTATATATCCACACCATGGTATTTCAGATCAGATGTTGAGACAACGGTTTTACATGGACTGTCAGATAGCATGAAGAACATTGTAGATGCCTCAGCTGGTggggcatttttgagcaaaacttggagagaaggtcagagtctgctTGACAAAATGGCTCAGAATTTGGGGTGGACGACGAGGAAtacacctatcactccagtggtacACTCAATGCCTTTTGACCCATCAAATTCCATGGCTGAAAATGTGGCGACCCTTTTGACACAgatgagcatactcaccaaaaaggtggaggaaTCAGGGCAGAAACAACAAgtgcacattgtagatactaccaatgggggcttgtgcacatcttgcattagttagccagttggtaatccttggaatgcagaacatgatcatcatcatcagcaccctgaagacatgaactatgtgtcaaactatggaggccagagacatAGCAATCAGAACTGGGGTCAGCAAACTCAACAGCCATACAGACCACCTCAGCCACAGTACAACGTTGGAAACATAGGAGGTATGAGACCTCccaacaatatggcaccttatcCAAGGCCACAGGGGTACAACAATCAGTAGCAAGGGTATCCCCCACCTCAGCAACAACATGGTGGAAGGCAAGAAGATGGGTTCACGAGGCTtgaagcaatgatgcagcaggttattgggtccaatgcaaaaataaatgaaagagtagatgcacatgacacagcaatcaaaaatattgaagtgcaattgggccaaatttcaatgtctctgaacaatcgtcctcaGGGGACATTACCTGCAGACACTCAGATTAATCCAAAAGATCAGGGCCCAAAGCAGCTGATGGCGGTGAGTCTCCGTAATGGTAGGGATCTAGATGTAGAACAAGAGAGATATCAAGAAAATATACAGGCTGAGACATTCAttccagtgcccattgagctggatgaATCTACGATACTGACAGAAGTGACAGTCCAGCCTGCTCAGGAAGAAAAGAACATTCAACAGGAGACCGAGAAAGTAGCTGAGCCAGTTGAAGAGCCAGTAGTTGAAATAGAATCTTATAAAGAGAAGTACCAAGTggttgggaagaagagacctcctgcaccctttccacagaggctggccaagcatcaaaaggaggagcagtataaaaagttctttgaaatgttcaaacaaatccaggtaaatattccactGATTAAAGCTTTAAAGGAGATGCCTGTGTACGCAAAAATGATGAAAGATTTGATGTCCCGGAAATTTGATTTTCAAGACTTGGCTACGGTTACACTTACTCAGACCTGTAGTGCAGTGGTGATGAGACCTATTGCTGAAAAGCTGTCTGATCCAGGTATCTTTACAATTCCATGCATTATTGGGAATTTCGCCTTTGCTAAGGCGCTCTGTGATTTAAGGGCCAGCATTAATCTTATGCCCCTAGCTATCTATAAGAGGTTGGACATTgggagagctagacccacctccatgttgttgcagctggccgACAGGATTGTGAAGCGTCCATTCGGTATCCTTGATGATGTGCTTATTC
This sequence is a window from Nicotiana sylvestris chromosome 3, ASM39365v2, whole genome shotgun sequence. Protein-coding genes within it:
- the LOC138888447 gene encoding uncharacterized protein, with the translated sequence MMQQVIGSNAKINERVDAHDTAIKNIEVQLGQISMSLNNRPQGTLPADTQINPKDQGPKQLMAVSLRNGRDLDVEQERYQENIQAETFIPVPIELDESTILTEVTVQPAQEEKNIQQETEKVAEPVEEPVVEIESYKEKYQVVGKKRPPAPFPQRLAKHQKEEQYKKFFEMFKQIQVNIPLIKALKEMPVYAKMMKDLMSRKFDFQDLATVTLTQTCSAVVMRPIAEKLSDPGIFTIPCIIGNFAFAKALCDLRASINLMPLAIYKRLDIGRARPTSMLLQLADRIVKRPFGILDDVLIQAGKFVFPADFVILDCKVDEEIPIILGRPFLATGRALIDCETGELKMRLNDEEITFNMQKSMR